One Scophthalmus maximus strain ysfricsl-2021 chromosome 9, ASM2237912v1, whole genome shotgun sequence genomic region harbors:
- the klhl4 gene encoding kelch-like protein 4 isoform X1, with translation MLILRENFKSGYQKRMSVSGKKEFDVKQILRLRWRWFSHSSQGSAGSGGGGVGGVGGYIQQDGLDHRGTPTQGRLKSHSRERGIGGLRKTNSPVHSILAPTPGPTPVYVRAGHQSWHHQQNTIQGLQVNEETSKSSSSPSATRKENANTDQGDVKSSKEEPAEVDARERLVLSTFSRMNTNSSDEFFQATNHAEQTFRKMETYLQHKQLCDVLLIAGDHKIPAHRLVLSAVSDYFAAMFTSDVREAKQEEIKMEGVDPEALRSLVHFAYTGVLELKEETIESLLAAACLLQLPQVIQVCCNFLMKQLHPSNCLGIRSFADAQGCVDLLNVAHNYTMENFLEVIQNQEFLLLPTAEIVKLLSSDDINVPDEETIFQALMTWVRYDVQHRQKDLGVLLAFIRLPLLPPQLLADLENNKMFSDDLECQKLLMEAMKYHLLPERRPMFQSPRTKPRKSTVGAFYAVGGMDATKGSTTIEKYDLRTNTWVQGGVMNGRRLQFGVAVIDNKLYVVGGRDGLKTSNMVECYNPISKVWSTMPPMSTHRHGLGIAVLEGPMYAVGGHDGWSYLNTVERWDPQARQWNYVASMSTPRSTMGVTALNGKLFAVGGRDGSSCLRSMECFDPHTNKWSMCAPMAKRRGGVGVATYNNFLYAVGGHDAPASNHCSRLSDCVERYDPKTDMWTTVSPLSVPRDAVGVCLLGDRLYAVGGYDGQSYLTTVESYDAQNNEWTEEVPLNIGRAGTCVVVVKLP, from the exons ATGCTGATTCTAAGAGAAAACTTCAAATCAGGTTATCAG AAGAGGATGTCTGTGTCGGGGAAGAAGGAATTTGACGTGAAGCAGATCCTCAGGCTCCGCTGGCGCTGGTTCAGTCATTCATCCCAAGGTTCGGCTGgcagtggaggtggtggtgttggcGGGGTGGGAGGCTACATCCAACAGGATGGCCTGGACCACAGAGGGACGCCCACCCAGGGTCGCCTAAAGAGTCACTCACGGGAAAGAGGTATTGGAGGACTACGGAAGACAAACAGCCCGGTCCACAGCATCTTGGCACCAACACCAGGGCCCACGCCTGTCTATGTCAGAGCAGGGCATCAATCGTGGCACCATCAACAAAACACGATTCAGGGTCTCCAGGTCAATGAGGAGACTTCAAAGAGTAGCTCCTCACCCAGTGCCACGAGGAAAGAGAACGCCAACACTGACCAGGGAGATGTGAAGAGCAGCAAAGAGGAACCTGCCGAGGTGGACGCCAGAGAGAG GTTGGTTTTGAGCACATTCTCCAGAATGAACACCAACTCCTCAGATGAGTTTTTCCAGGCCACAAATCATGCAGAGCAGACTTTCCGTAAGATGGAGACGTACCTCCAGCACAAGCAGCTGTGCGATGTCCTCTTGATAGCAGGGGATCACAAGATACCAGCTCACAG ATTGGTCCTGAGTGCTGTGTCAGATTATTTCGCTGCCATGTTCACCAGCGACGTGAGGGAGGCAAAGCAGGAGGAGATCAAGATGGAGGGAGTGGATCCAGAGGCCCTCAGATCTCTGGTTCATTTCGCCTACACTG GTGTCCTTGAGCTGAAAGAGGAGACCATTGAGAGTTTATTGGCGGCAGCTTGCCTCCTCCAGCTTCCACAAGTCATCCAGGTTTGCTGTAACTTTCTGATGAAGCAGCTTCATCCCTCCAATTGCCTGGGAATACGCTCCTTTGCAGACGCCCAAGGCTGCGTGGACCTTCTCAATGTGGCTCATAACTACACCATG GAAAACTTTCTGGAGGTCATTCAGAACCAGGAGTTCTTGCTGCTCCCCACAGCTGAGATTGTTAAGCTGCTCTCCAGCGATGACATCAATGTTCCTGACGAGGAAACCATCTTCCAGGCTTTGATGACGTGGGTGCGCTATGATGTCCAGCATCGACAAAAGGACCTTGGTGTGCTTCTCGCTTTCATCCGcctgcctcttcttcctccacag CTCCTTGCAGATCTGGAAAACAACAAGATGTTCTCGGATGATCTGGAATGCCAGAAGCTGCTGATGGAGGCCATGAAGTACCATCTCCTGCCCGAGCGACGTCCCATGTTTCAGAGCCCCAGAACCAAACCTAGAAAGTCCACCGTGGGTGCATTTTACGCCGTTGGAGGGATGGATGCCACCAAGG GCTCTACCACCATAGAAAAGTACGACCTGCGGACAAACACTTGGGTCCAGGGAGGAGTCATGAACGGACGTCGGCTGCAGTTTGGTGTGGCGGTGATAGACAACAAGTTGTACGTAgtcggagggagggatggactCAAGACTTCCAACATGGTGGAGTGCTACAATCCCATCAGTAAAGTGTGGTCCACTATGCCGCCCAtgtcaacacacagacatggacTTG GTATTGCTGTGCTGGAGGGCCCTATGTATGCTGTAGGCGGCCACGATGGCTGGAGTTATCTCAACACGGTGGAACGCTGGGACCCGCAGGCCAGACAGTGGAACTACGTGGCCAGTATGTCGACGCCACGGAGCACCATGGGAGTCACAGCACTCAATGGAAA ACTGTTTGCAGTAGGCGGTCGAGACGGCAGCTCGTGCCTGAGGTCGATGGAGTGCTTCGATCCGCACACCAACAAGTGGAGCATGTGTGCGCCCATGGCCAAGAGGCGCGGAGGAGTGGGTGTGGCGACGTACAACAACTTCCTGTACGCTGTAGGCGGACACGATGCCCCCGCCTCCAACCACTGCTCTAGACTCTCCGATTGTGTTGAGAG GTATGACCCAAAGACGGACATGTGGACCACAGTGTCCCCCCTCAGCGTTCCCCGGGACGCGGTGGGCGTGTGCCTGCTGGGTGACAGGCTGTATGCTGTCGGTGGATATGACGGCCAGTCGTATCTGACCACTGTTGAGTCCTACGATGCACAGAACAACGAGTGGACAGAG GAGGTCCCTCTCAACATTGGCAGGGCGGGCAcctgtgtggtggtggtgaaatTGCCTTGA
- the klhl4 gene encoding kelch-like protein 4 isoform X2 → MSVSGKKEFDVKQILRLRWRWFSHSSQGSAGSGGGGVGGVGGYIQQDGLDHRGTPTQGRLKSHSRERGIGGLRKTNSPVHSILAPTPGPTPVYVRAGHQSWHHQQNTIQGLQVNEETSKSSSSPSATRKENANTDQGDVKSSKEEPAEVDARERLVLSTFSRMNTNSSDEFFQATNHAEQTFRKMETYLQHKQLCDVLLIAGDHKIPAHRLVLSAVSDYFAAMFTSDVREAKQEEIKMEGVDPEALRSLVHFAYTGVLELKEETIESLLAAACLLQLPQVIQVCCNFLMKQLHPSNCLGIRSFADAQGCVDLLNVAHNYTMENFLEVIQNQEFLLLPTAEIVKLLSSDDINVPDEETIFQALMTWVRYDVQHRQKDLGVLLAFIRLPLLPPQLLADLENNKMFSDDLECQKLLMEAMKYHLLPERRPMFQSPRTKPRKSTVGAFYAVGGMDATKGSTTIEKYDLRTNTWVQGGVMNGRRLQFGVAVIDNKLYVVGGRDGLKTSNMVECYNPISKVWSTMPPMSTHRHGLGIAVLEGPMYAVGGHDGWSYLNTVERWDPQARQWNYVASMSTPRSTMGVTALNGKLFAVGGRDGSSCLRSMECFDPHTNKWSMCAPMAKRRGGVGVATYNNFLYAVGGHDAPASNHCSRLSDCVERYDPKTDMWTTVSPLSVPRDAVGVCLLGDRLYAVGGYDGQSYLTTVESYDAQNNEWTEEVPLNIGRAGTCVVVVKLP, encoded by the exons ATGTCTGTGTCGGGGAAGAAGGAATTTGACGTGAAGCAGATCCTCAGGCTCCGCTGGCGCTGGTTCAGTCATTCATCCCAAGGTTCGGCTGgcagtggaggtggtggtgttggcGGGGTGGGAGGCTACATCCAACAGGATGGCCTGGACCACAGAGGGACGCCCACCCAGGGTCGCCTAAAGAGTCACTCACGGGAAAGAGGTATTGGAGGACTACGGAAGACAAACAGCCCGGTCCACAGCATCTTGGCACCAACACCAGGGCCCACGCCTGTCTATGTCAGAGCAGGGCATCAATCGTGGCACCATCAACAAAACACGATTCAGGGTCTCCAGGTCAATGAGGAGACTTCAAAGAGTAGCTCCTCACCCAGTGCCACGAGGAAAGAGAACGCCAACACTGACCAGGGAGATGTGAAGAGCAGCAAAGAGGAACCTGCCGAGGTGGACGCCAGAGAGAG GTTGGTTTTGAGCACATTCTCCAGAATGAACACCAACTCCTCAGATGAGTTTTTCCAGGCCACAAATCATGCAGAGCAGACTTTCCGTAAGATGGAGACGTACCTCCAGCACAAGCAGCTGTGCGATGTCCTCTTGATAGCAGGGGATCACAAGATACCAGCTCACAG ATTGGTCCTGAGTGCTGTGTCAGATTATTTCGCTGCCATGTTCACCAGCGACGTGAGGGAGGCAAAGCAGGAGGAGATCAAGATGGAGGGAGTGGATCCAGAGGCCCTCAGATCTCTGGTTCATTTCGCCTACACTG GTGTCCTTGAGCTGAAAGAGGAGACCATTGAGAGTTTATTGGCGGCAGCTTGCCTCCTCCAGCTTCCACAAGTCATCCAGGTTTGCTGTAACTTTCTGATGAAGCAGCTTCATCCCTCCAATTGCCTGGGAATACGCTCCTTTGCAGACGCCCAAGGCTGCGTGGACCTTCTCAATGTGGCTCATAACTACACCATG GAAAACTTTCTGGAGGTCATTCAGAACCAGGAGTTCTTGCTGCTCCCCACAGCTGAGATTGTTAAGCTGCTCTCCAGCGATGACATCAATGTTCCTGACGAGGAAACCATCTTCCAGGCTTTGATGACGTGGGTGCGCTATGATGTCCAGCATCGACAAAAGGACCTTGGTGTGCTTCTCGCTTTCATCCGcctgcctcttcttcctccacag CTCCTTGCAGATCTGGAAAACAACAAGATGTTCTCGGATGATCTGGAATGCCAGAAGCTGCTGATGGAGGCCATGAAGTACCATCTCCTGCCCGAGCGACGTCCCATGTTTCAGAGCCCCAGAACCAAACCTAGAAAGTCCACCGTGGGTGCATTTTACGCCGTTGGAGGGATGGATGCCACCAAGG GCTCTACCACCATAGAAAAGTACGACCTGCGGACAAACACTTGGGTCCAGGGAGGAGTCATGAACGGACGTCGGCTGCAGTTTGGTGTGGCGGTGATAGACAACAAGTTGTACGTAgtcggagggagggatggactCAAGACTTCCAACATGGTGGAGTGCTACAATCCCATCAGTAAAGTGTGGTCCACTATGCCGCCCAtgtcaacacacagacatggacTTG GTATTGCTGTGCTGGAGGGCCCTATGTATGCTGTAGGCGGCCACGATGGCTGGAGTTATCTCAACACGGTGGAACGCTGGGACCCGCAGGCCAGACAGTGGAACTACGTGGCCAGTATGTCGACGCCACGGAGCACCATGGGAGTCACAGCACTCAATGGAAA ACTGTTTGCAGTAGGCGGTCGAGACGGCAGCTCGTGCCTGAGGTCGATGGAGTGCTTCGATCCGCACACCAACAAGTGGAGCATGTGTGCGCCCATGGCCAAGAGGCGCGGAGGAGTGGGTGTGGCGACGTACAACAACTTCCTGTACGCTGTAGGCGGACACGATGCCCCCGCCTCCAACCACTGCTCTAGACTCTCCGATTGTGTTGAGAG GTATGACCCAAAGACGGACATGTGGACCACAGTGTCCCCCCTCAGCGTTCCCCGGGACGCGGTGGGCGTGTGCCTGCTGGGTGACAGGCTGTATGCTGTCGGTGGATATGACGGCCAGTCGTATCTGACCACTGTTGAGTCCTACGATGCACAGAACAACGAGTGGACAGAG GAGGTCCCTCTCAACATTGGCAGGGCGGGCAcctgtgtggtggtggtgaaatTGCCTTGA
- the klhl4 gene encoding kelch-like protein 4 isoform X4, with protein MNTNSSDEFFQATNHAEQTFRKMETYLQHKQLCDVLLIAGDHKIPAHRLVLSAVSDYFAAMFTSDVREAKQEEIKMEGVDPEALRSLVHFAYTGVLELKEETIESLLAAACLLQLPQVIQVCCNFLMKQLHPSNCLGIRSFADAQGCVDLLNVAHNYTMENFLEVIQNQEFLLLPTAEIVKLLSSDDINVPDEETIFQALMTWVRYDVQHRQKDLGVLLAFIRLPLLPPQLLADLENNKMFSDDLECQKLLMEAMKYHLLPERRPMFQSPRTKPRKSTVGAFYAVGGMDATKGSTTIEKYDLRTNTWVQGGVMNGRRLQFGVAVIDNKLYVVGGRDGLKTSNMVECYNPISKVWSTMPPMSTHRHGLGIAVLEGPMYAVGGHDGWSYLNTVERWDPQARQWNYVASMSTPRSTMGVTALNGKLFAVGGRDGSSCLRSMECFDPHTNKWSMCAPMAKRRGGVGVATYNNFLYAVGGHDAPASNHCSRLSDCVERYDPKTDMWTTVSPLSVPRDAVGVCLLGDRLYAVGGYDGQSYLTTVESYDAQNNEWTEEVPLNIGRAGTCVVVVKLP; from the exons ATGAACACCAACTCCTCAGATGAGTTTTTCCAGGCCACAAATCATGCAGAGCAGACTTTCCGTAAGATGGAGACGTACCTCCAGCACAAGCAGCTGTGCGATGTCCTCTTGATAGCAGGGGATCACAAGATACCAGCTCACAG ATTGGTCCTGAGTGCTGTGTCAGATTATTTCGCTGCCATGTTCACCAGCGACGTGAGGGAGGCAAAGCAGGAGGAGATCAAGATGGAGGGAGTGGATCCAGAGGCCCTCAGATCTCTGGTTCATTTCGCCTACACTG GTGTCCTTGAGCTGAAAGAGGAGACCATTGAGAGTTTATTGGCGGCAGCTTGCCTCCTCCAGCTTCCACAAGTCATCCAGGTTTGCTGTAACTTTCTGATGAAGCAGCTTCATCCCTCCAATTGCCTGGGAATACGCTCCTTTGCAGACGCCCAAGGCTGCGTGGACCTTCTCAATGTGGCTCATAACTACACCATG GAAAACTTTCTGGAGGTCATTCAGAACCAGGAGTTCTTGCTGCTCCCCACAGCTGAGATTGTTAAGCTGCTCTCCAGCGATGACATCAATGTTCCTGACGAGGAAACCATCTTCCAGGCTTTGATGACGTGGGTGCGCTATGATGTCCAGCATCGACAAAAGGACCTTGGTGTGCTTCTCGCTTTCATCCGcctgcctcttcttcctccacag CTCCTTGCAGATCTGGAAAACAACAAGATGTTCTCGGATGATCTGGAATGCCAGAAGCTGCTGATGGAGGCCATGAAGTACCATCTCCTGCCCGAGCGACGTCCCATGTTTCAGAGCCCCAGAACCAAACCTAGAAAGTCCACCGTGGGTGCATTTTACGCCGTTGGAGGGATGGATGCCACCAAGG GCTCTACCACCATAGAAAAGTACGACCTGCGGACAAACACTTGGGTCCAGGGAGGAGTCATGAACGGACGTCGGCTGCAGTTTGGTGTGGCGGTGATAGACAACAAGTTGTACGTAgtcggagggagggatggactCAAGACTTCCAACATGGTGGAGTGCTACAATCCCATCAGTAAAGTGTGGTCCACTATGCCGCCCAtgtcaacacacagacatggacTTG GTATTGCTGTGCTGGAGGGCCCTATGTATGCTGTAGGCGGCCACGATGGCTGGAGTTATCTCAACACGGTGGAACGCTGGGACCCGCAGGCCAGACAGTGGAACTACGTGGCCAGTATGTCGACGCCACGGAGCACCATGGGAGTCACAGCACTCAATGGAAA ACTGTTTGCAGTAGGCGGTCGAGACGGCAGCTCGTGCCTGAGGTCGATGGAGTGCTTCGATCCGCACACCAACAAGTGGAGCATGTGTGCGCCCATGGCCAAGAGGCGCGGAGGAGTGGGTGTGGCGACGTACAACAACTTCCTGTACGCTGTAGGCGGACACGATGCCCCCGCCTCCAACCACTGCTCTAGACTCTCCGATTGTGTTGAGAG GTATGACCCAAAGACGGACATGTGGACCACAGTGTCCCCCCTCAGCGTTCCCCGGGACGCGGTGGGCGTGTGCCTGCTGGGTGACAGGCTGTATGCTGTCGGTGGATATGACGGCCAGTCGTATCTGACCACTGTTGAGTCCTACGATGCACAGAACAACGAGTGGACAGAG GAGGTCCCTCTCAACATTGGCAGGGCGGGCAcctgtgtggtggtggtgaaatTGCCTTGA
- the klhl4 gene encoding kelch-like protein 4 isoform X3, whose translation MAHLWTAHPHCPQHVRLVLSTFSRMNTNSSDEFFQATNHAEQTFRKMETYLQHKQLCDVLLIAGDHKIPAHRLVLSAVSDYFAAMFTSDVREAKQEEIKMEGVDPEALRSLVHFAYTGVLELKEETIESLLAAACLLQLPQVIQVCCNFLMKQLHPSNCLGIRSFADAQGCVDLLNVAHNYTMENFLEVIQNQEFLLLPTAEIVKLLSSDDINVPDEETIFQALMTWVRYDVQHRQKDLGVLLAFIRLPLLPPQLLADLENNKMFSDDLECQKLLMEAMKYHLLPERRPMFQSPRTKPRKSTVGAFYAVGGMDATKGSTTIEKYDLRTNTWVQGGVMNGRRLQFGVAVIDNKLYVVGGRDGLKTSNMVECYNPISKVWSTMPPMSTHRHGLGIAVLEGPMYAVGGHDGWSYLNTVERWDPQARQWNYVASMSTPRSTMGVTALNGKLFAVGGRDGSSCLRSMECFDPHTNKWSMCAPMAKRRGGVGVATYNNFLYAVGGHDAPASNHCSRLSDCVERYDPKTDMWTTVSPLSVPRDAVGVCLLGDRLYAVGGYDGQSYLTTVESYDAQNNEWTEEVPLNIGRAGTCVVVVKLP comes from the exons ATGGCTCACCTATGGACAGCTCACCCTCATTGTCCTCAGCATGTTAG GTTGGTTTTGAGCACATTCTCCAGAATGAACACCAACTCCTCAGATGAGTTTTTCCAGGCCACAAATCATGCAGAGCAGACTTTCCGTAAGATGGAGACGTACCTCCAGCACAAGCAGCTGTGCGATGTCCTCTTGATAGCAGGGGATCACAAGATACCAGCTCACAG ATTGGTCCTGAGTGCTGTGTCAGATTATTTCGCTGCCATGTTCACCAGCGACGTGAGGGAGGCAAAGCAGGAGGAGATCAAGATGGAGGGAGTGGATCCAGAGGCCCTCAGATCTCTGGTTCATTTCGCCTACACTG GTGTCCTTGAGCTGAAAGAGGAGACCATTGAGAGTTTATTGGCGGCAGCTTGCCTCCTCCAGCTTCCACAAGTCATCCAGGTTTGCTGTAACTTTCTGATGAAGCAGCTTCATCCCTCCAATTGCCTGGGAATACGCTCCTTTGCAGACGCCCAAGGCTGCGTGGACCTTCTCAATGTGGCTCATAACTACACCATG GAAAACTTTCTGGAGGTCATTCAGAACCAGGAGTTCTTGCTGCTCCCCACAGCTGAGATTGTTAAGCTGCTCTCCAGCGATGACATCAATGTTCCTGACGAGGAAACCATCTTCCAGGCTTTGATGACGTGGGTGCGCTATGATGTCCAGCATCGACAAAAGGACCTTGGTGTGCTTCTCGCTTTCATCCGcctgcctcttcttcctccacag CTCCTTGCAGATCTGGAAAACAACAAGATGTTCTCGGATGATCTGGAATGCCAGAAGCTGCTGATGGAGGCCATGAAGTACCATCTCCTGCCCGAGCGACGTCCCATGTTTCAGAGCCCCAGAACCAAACCTAGAAAGTCCACCGTGGGTGCATTTTACGCCGTTGGAGGGATGGATGCCACCAAGG GCTCTACCACCATAGAAAAGTACGACCTGCGGACAAACACTTGGGTCCAGGGAGGAGTCATGAACGGACGTCGGCTGCAGTTTGGTGTGGCGGTGATAGACAACAAGTTGTACGTAgtcggagggagggatggactCAAGACTTCCAACATGGTGGAGTGCTACAATCCCATCAGTAAAGTGTGGTCCACTATGCCGCCCAtgtcaacacacagacatggacTTG GTATTGCTGTGCTGGAGGGCCCTATGTATGCTGTAGGCGGCCACGATGGCTGGAGTTATCTCAACACGGTGGAACGCTGGGACCCGCAGGCCAGACAGTGGAACTACGTGGCCAGTATGTCGACGCCACGGAGCACCATGGGAGTCACAGCACTCAATGGAAA ACTGTTTGCAGTAGGCGGTCGAGACGGCAGCTCGTGCCTGAGGTCGATGGAGTGCTTCGATCCGCACACCAACAAGTGGAGCATGTGTGCGCCCATGGCCAAGAGGCGCGGAGGAGTGGGTGTGGCGACGTACAACAACTTCCTGTACGCTGTAGGCGGACACGATGCCCCCGCCTCCAACCACTGCTCTAGACTCTCCGATTGTGTTGAGAG GTATGACCCAAAGACGGACATGTGGACCACAGTGTCCCCCCTCAGCGTTCCCCGGGACGCGGTGGGCGTGTGCCTGCTGGGTGACAGGCTGTATGCTGTCGGTGGATATGACGGCCAGTCGTATCTGACCACTGTTGAGTCCTACGATGCACAGAACAACGAGTGGACAGAG GAGGTCCCTCTCAACATTGGCAGGGCGGGCAcctgtgtggtggtggtgaaatTGCCTTGA